In one window of Octopus bimaculoides isolate UCB-OBI-ISO-001 chromosome 20, ASM119413v2, whole genome shotgun sequence DNA:
- the LOC106880708 gene encoding uncharacterized protein LOC106880708, whose translation MKPSETIEFGPNTGITITCQYNLGKSFQFVLVQNYNDIVFQTDFDQAEGRFKITVRRKGFHCTPFNGSKGQITCWKFNPTCDDATHYTCKSDKERSTSKTLKVGSQMNTLKILNPPIEVDKPLIFICSANIGVPKTSTYFVWFERTRVRVNAFPDSVNAVHRGKCFNLAVSTFNYTLAFSDAGSANITCFLNGRTLTERLTPTEWERIIIADNAGYCSMNTFCETSKLQSTHSFPEINI comes from the exons atgaaaCCTTCTGAAACCATTGAGTTTGGACCTAACACTGGAATAACTATAACATGTCAGTATAATTTAGGAAAGTCTTTTCAGTTTGTTCTCGTGCAAAACTACAATGATATTGTTTTCCAAACTGATTTTGACCAGGCGGAAGGAAGGTTTAAAATAACAGTCAGGCGAAAGGGTTTCCACTGTACTCCATTTAATGGTTCTAAAGGTCAGATTACCTGCTGGAAATTTAATCCCACTTGTGATGATGCGACACACTATACATGTAAATCAGATAAAGAAAGATCAACATCTAAGACTTTAAAAG TGGGATCTCAAATGAATACACTGAAAATTCTTAACCCACCAATTGAAGTGGACAAGCCTTTGATCTTCATATGTTCAGCAAATATCGGTGTACCAAAAACTTCAACTTACTTTGTATGGTTTGAAAGAACACGCGTTCGAGTGAATGCATTTCCAGATTCCGTAAACGCTGTTCATCGTGGAAAGTGTTTCAATCTAGCTGTGTCAACTTTTAATTATACTTTAGCTTTCTCCGACGCTGGCTCAGCAAATATCACATGTTTTCTGAACGGCAGAACACTCACTGAACGACTCACCCCAACAG aatggGAGAGAATAATAATCGCAGATAATGCAG GTTACTGTTCGATGAACACCTTCTGCGAAACTTCCAAGTTACAGTCAACTCACAGTTTcccagaaataaatatttaa
- the LOC106880709 gene encoding uncharacterized protein LOC106880709: MLLAMMILMMASYTSAFLEIVDIRPSENINLGNTTGITIICRYDLRYFIHFYLVRNGDDVIFQMNYSSREKKSKVVIKRKGFHCTPIHSRRGQVTCWKLHLTCEDAAYYTCRSNEEVSQSRRIKVRPYVSRLQVLNPPIEVGKTLILRCTAYVGEDFGIATFVWFEITRLGVSLLMRPVHVPPRGKCYKSVVSSYRYTLKRWDADTANITCFLNGKTLTKQLIPTGWKQREIGQNNADKLCGANTITKFFIFATYLVFIGICR; encoded by the exons ATGTTGTTAGctatgatgatactgatgatggctTCTTACACTTCGGCCT ttcttGAGATCGTAGACATAAGACCTTCTGAGAATATTAATTTAGGAAACACCACTGGCATAACTATAATATGTCGGTATgatttaagatattttattcacttttatcTCGTGCGAAACGGGGATGATGTCATTTTCCAAATGAATTATTCTTCGAGGGAAAAAAAGTCTAAGGTAGTAATCAAGCGAAAGGGTTTCCACTGTACTCCAATTCATAGTCGTAGAGGTCAGGTTACCTGCTGGAAACTTCATCTCACTTGCGAGGATGCGGCATACTATACATGTCGATCAAATGAAGAAGTTTCGCAATCTAGGCGTATAAAAG TGAGACCTTACGTAAGTAGACTGCAAGTTCTTAACCCACCCATTGAAGTGGGAAAGACATTAATCTTAAGATGTACAGCCTATGTCGGTGAAGATTTTGGTATTGCTACCTTTGTATGGTTTGAAATAACACGCCTTGGAGTAAGTCTATTGATGAGACCCGTACACGTTCCACCCCGTGGCAAGTGTTACAAATCAGTAGTGTCAAGTTATCGCTATACTTTAAAAAGATGGGACGCTGATACAGCAAACATCACATGTTTTCTGAATGGCAAAACTCTCACTAAACAACTTATCCCAACAG gatggaaacagagagaaattggacaaaataatgcag ATAAATTGTGTGGTGCGAATACTATTACGAAATTTTTTATATTCGCAACTTACCTGGTTTTTATTGGGATTTGTCGTTAA